The window AAATCCGGGCATTCATTCGGACACATCAGCGTCCATTCACCGTTTTCTTCTACCCGCTTCATAAACAAGTCCGGAATCCACATGGCATAGAACAGGTCACGGGCTCTCATTTCTTCCTTCCCGTGGTTCTTCTTCAGATCCAGAAAATCCAGAATATCGGCATGCCATGGCTCTACATAAACAGCAAAAGACCCCTTTCTTTTTCCACCTCCCTGATCAACATAACGTGCGGTATCATTAAACACCCGTAACATAGGCACGATCCCGTTGGAAGTTCCGTTGGTTCCGGCTATATAACTTCCTGTAGCCCTAACATTATGAATAGACAATCCGATCCCTCCGGCCGATTGTGAGATTTTAGCTGTTTGCTTTAACGTATCATAAATACCATCGATACTGTCTTCTTTCATGGTCAGCAAAAAGCAGGAAGACATTTGCGGCTTCGGAGTCCCAGAGTTAAATAGCGTAGGTGTAGCGTGTGTAAAATATTTTTTCGACATTAACTCATAAGTCTCAATAGCGCTTTCAATATCGTTTAGATGGATTCCCACTGAAACCCTCATAAGCATATGCTGCGGGCGCTCTGCAACTTTCCCGTTAATTTTAAGAAGGTAAGAACGCTCTAAAGTTTTAAACCCGAAATAGTCGTAGCCAAAATCGCGATTGTAAATAATTGTAGAATCCAATGTCTCGGCATTGTCCATAATCACCTTATACACATCGTCTGCAATCAGGGGAGCTTCTTTTCCGGTACGCGGATTTACATATTCATACAGATCGGTCATTGTTTCAGAAAATGACTTCTTTGTATTCTTATGAAGGTTAGATACCGAAATCCTTGCCGCTAATTTAGCATAGTCAGGGTGTGTTGTTGTCATGGTTGCTGCAATTTCAGCCGCCAGATTATCGAGTTCTGATGTTGTTACGCCATCATACAGACCTTCAATAACCCGCATTGCCACTTTTACCGGATCGATAAGCGGGTTAAGGCCATAACATAATTTACGAACCCTGGCCGTAATTTTATCGAACATTATCGGCTCTTTCCTTCCGTCTCTTTTAATTACATACATACGCTACAATATTTTATATTAAAGACTATTTATCCTGGCCAAAGAAGCTACTCTTCAGCTTTTAAGTTTATTTTTATTCACAGGAGTTCCCTCCCTTTAAAATTCAGTTTTTAGAAATCGGCGTCGAAGCTGATCTTTTGCGAATCTTCATCCTTATTCAATACTCCGGCCTTCTGATATTCAGACACTCGTTTTTCAAAGAAATTAGTTTTCCCCTGAAGCGAGATCATATCCATAAAATCGAACGGGTTCGTTGCATTGTATTCTTTTTCACAACCCAATTCTACCAACAATCTGTCGGTAACAAACTCTAAATATTGGGTCATCAGTTTAGCATTCATCCCTATTAAACTAACAGGCAATGACTCCGTTATAAACTGACGCTCTATATCCAGTGCATTTATTATAATCTCTTTAATTCTTTCCTGAGGAACTTTATTGATCAGGTGATTGTTATGAAGGTGAACCGCAAAATCGCAATGCATCCCTTCATCTCTTGAAATCAATTCATTCGAAAAGGTCAGCCCCGGCATTAAACCACGTTTTTTCAACCAGAAGATCGAGCAGAAAGCTCCTGAAAAGAAGATTCCCTCAACGGCAGCAAAAGCAATCAGTCTTTCTGCAAAACTTGGTGATTCGATCCATTTTAAAGCCCAATCCGCCTTCTCTTTAATCGCATCAAAATTCTCTATCGCTTTAAAAAGAAGGTTTTTTTCCTTTTCGTCCTTGACATAAGTATCAATAAGCAAGGAATATGTTTCAGAATGGATATTTTCCATCATAATCTGAAATCCGTAAAAGAATTTAGCCTCTGTAAACTGCACTTCATTCACAAAGTTCTCTGCAAGATTTTCATTAACAATACCATCTGAGGCTGCAAAGAAAGCCAGAATGTGCTTTATAAAATAACGCTCATCGTCGTTTAACTTATTATTCCAGTCCGTTAAGTCCTGGTGTAAATCTATTTCTTCAGCGGTCCAAAAACAAGCTTCCTGCTTCTTATACCATTGCCAAATATCCTCATGTTTTATAGGGAAAAGAACAAATCTGTCTTTGTTTTCTTGTAAAATCGGTTCTACTGATGCTGACATCTCTCTCGTTTTTAATGTTTTAAAAAATGGAATTTGAAGTGACTCGGGACTAACAAAGATTGGAAAACAGAGTCAAAATTGAAAGCTATTTTAAAAACTTAACTTTAAAAGTTTTTAACAGAAGTTGTTGACAAATCGCAAACACCTGATTGTTATTGACTTTGTTAAGTTATTGTTAACCAAATGATTAAAACAAGAAAAATCTGACGATATAAAGAAGCCTCGATTGACAAAACCTCCTAAACAGCAGGCCCTCAAAGGCTCCGGGCCTGAGAGGGTTAAAAATATTTCACGGTTTTTAATTATTCACTCACGGCAAAGGTTTTGAGCAGCCGCATCTGTTCGAGACCTGTCAGATCTCCTGCCGTTTTACAAGCCACTACCGAGACAACAGTATCCACGACCTGAAGACACCAGACAAGGCATCAATTTTAAAAATTTTCATATTCGGTCAGTTTTGCCGGTTAAAAACAGCATAAGCCCTAAAGCTGTTACATAGTAAAATCACAAAGACAATAACCAACAGAAAACACACAAACTAAAAACACCTCTAGTTTTTAAGCATCTTTGAACTTCCGAAAAAATCCATCACCTGATAGTCGTCTTTTTTAATGGATGTGCTTACCTTATTTAAAGCCCGGGCAGTGATCATAAAGCTATTTTTAGCCTTCTTTTTATCGGAAACCTGCATTTCCATAATCAATCCGCCGGAGAATTGTTTTGTTATTCTTGGATCTATATCAGGCAGAGACATCTTCTTATTGCCACTAAAACTGAAAAAATTGCTAAGGGAAACTGGAGCGTCCGCAGCATGGTATACCTGCAAAACATACTCGTTATTTTCCATTTTAAGTCCTTTACAAGGATACCCTAAAATGGTTTTAGAAGGAATTTCCGTTATACTGAAATCTACATCGGCTTTACTTTCTTTTACTTCAGGCACAGGAAACAACTGAAGTATTTTTTGATCCCCCTGACCATCCATAAACAGAGCCATCGTTTTTAGATCTGAGTCGAAAACCATGGTAACCTTACCCATATCCTTATTTTTTCTGTCTGTGATTTCCGAACCTTGATATTTGGCATTCTTTCTCAGCAAGAAATTAATATCCATAGGGTCTTTTGGCCTGGAATCCATAACAAGCGTTGTTTTATACTGCCAGTCAAAGTCATACGCCGACGGCAACATATCAGCCGTTACATTATGATCTTTCAGCGTTTTTCTCATTAATTTTACCTGTCCTTTAGAATTACCGGTATCATAATCCCTGTCCGGAGTATCACCTTTTTCTCCTTTCCCAAAAGAGCCCATTACCATTTCCATCAGCTCCTGCCCCTGTGCTTTCACCTCCTTAGCTGCCGGCAATTGCACTTCAACGGGTTTGTACTCATAAAGAATAAGGCTTTTACCCGAAGGCAGCATATCCGTTTCCATTACATCCTGAGACTCTCCGGCAGAAGATTTATTCGTATATATCTCCACCAAACGCCCTTTATCGTCGAAAAGCACATAACTCCCCTCATATCCGGGCTCATTGAGAAAATCAAACCTGGTATGGGCAACACCCCTTATCATCTGTTCAGACTCTTTAAAGTCTTCATACCTGAACTGTTCGGGTTTATAAACGAAAGCAAACTCTACCATTCCGTTAAACGGGTTTGCAGTCATCCCCTGATCGGTCTGCCTTTCTAAATTTGCCATAAATGGTTCCGGAGGAAGCTTATATGATTCCAACATCATTAACGGAATCATCATTCCCTGGCTCTGCAAGGCCACCAAGGACGATTTGTTGTATTGCTGTTCAGACTCATTAAAAACATAAATAAACCCTTCACTGTCCATATACCCCGACCGGGGTTGGTTATCCTGCTCCATCCTGACAGCAACTTGAGCTGCGTCAAAATACTGAGTCTGTGTCAGGGCATCATTTTCATGCATTTTTATAACCACATCTTCGCTATAGAATGACTTTTTGGCTTCAGTACGGATATTTAATGCGGGGTTCTCCCCCTCCATACCAATAGGCTCTCCCTGATCTTTTTTACCTGTAACCTCATCTATGGTTTTTTCTGTCTGCTTACTGACCGCTTCATCTGTTTTACGCAAAATAGTACGCTCGGCAGCTTTTTCTGCTTTTTTCCTAAGCTTTTTAAGAATTTGCGCCTCAGCAGTATTGCAGCACATCAGACTTAGAACGACAAGGATAATAGTGTGTAATGCTCTCATAATTGATGATTTAAATAATTCTACTTCAAAAAAACATCAATATCCACCCGGCACGAGGAGTTCTACTAGGAATTAAAGACTTTCGAGCATTTTGAGGAAACCCCTCTAAGATACTAAAATTTAACCACTTACAGTGTTAATTCTACCACAAATAACAACGGAGACAAAACTCTTTCTGCCATACTCTTATACCTAAAGAGCTTGCTTGGTTTATAAACAAAAGGATCGTGGAAGCATTTGATTGAAAACCCGGTCAGGTTTTCAATTGTCCGGCTACAGCTTCGAGTTCGTTGTACCACTCTGCACCAAACTTTCTTATTAATGCATTTTTCACAAACTTATAGACCGGCACCTGAAGCTCTTTGCCTAAAGTACATGCATCGTCGCAAATGTGCCATTTGTGATAATTGACAGCCGAAAATTCTGAATATTGCTTAACACGAACAGGGTATAACTCACATGACACGGGTTTTTTCCAGTCTACCTCTCCATCTTTGTGCGCCTGTTCTATGCCACACATGGCAACTCCATCATCGTTAAAGGTAACGTACACACATTCGGCGCCGTTTACCAGCGGTGTTTCCCATTCACCATCGAGACCTTTAACAAAAGTTCCCTGTTCCTCGATAACAGCAATACTTTCAGCCCTGAGATAGGGCCTAACCTTATCGTAAATTTCATCCAATATTTTGGTTTCCTCATCTTCAAGCGGAGCCCCGGCTTCACCATCTACACAACAAGCCCCTTTACAAGCAGATATGTTGCAAACAAAATCATTTTCAATGATCTCTTCCGATACGATTGTCTTCCCTAACTGAAACATTCTGCAAAGATACTTTTTAAGAAATGTCTCATCAATAAAATTTTATTAAATATTTTAGTTTTTTTGATTGTTTTTTGAAAGTTAATATTAGTTTTGCACGCTCATTTTGAAACCCTTACACGTTTTAAGCCATGAATTTCAATGTAAAAGAAATATTTACGTCCAGCATGATCCTTTTTGCGGTTATCGATATCATCGGAAGCATTCCTATTATAATTGATCTACGCACGAAAGTGGGGCATATACAATCTGAAAAAGCTGCTGTTGTTGCGGCATTAATCATGGTTGCTTTCCTCTTTATAGGGGAGGAGATACTAAACCTTATCGGGATTGACGTGAATTCATTTGCTGTTGCCGGCTCGTTCATATTATTCTTTCTGGCTATTGAAATGATCCTGGGCATTA of the Zhouia spongiae genome contains:
- a CDS encoding DUF3109 family protein, with the protein product MFQLGKTIVSEEIIENDFVCNISACKGACCVDGEAGAPLEDEETKILDEIYDKVRPYLRAESIAVIEEQGTFVKGLDGEWETPLVNGAECVYVTFNDDGVAMCGIEQAHKDGEVDWKKPVSCELYPVRVKQYSEFSAVNYHKWHICDDACTLGKELQVPVYKFVKNALIRKFGAEWYNELEAVAGQLKT
- a CDS encoding ribonucleotide-diphosphate reductase subunit beta gives rise to the protein MSASVEPILQENKDRFVLFPIKHEDIWQWYKKQEACFWTAEEIDLHQDLTDWNNKLNDDERYFIKHILAFFAASDGIVNENLAENFVNEVQFTEAKFFYGFQIMMENIHSETYSLLIDTYVKDEKEKNLLFKAIENFDAIKEKADWALKWIESPSFAERLIAFAAVEGIFFSGAFCSIFWLKKRGLMPGLTFSNELISRDEGMHCDFAVHLHNNHLINKVPQERIKEIIINALDIERQFITESLPVSLIGMNAKLMTQYLEFVTDRLLVELGCEKEYNATNPFDFMDMISLQGKTNFFEKRVSEYQKAGVLNKDEDSQKISFDADF